One segment of Gracilinanus agilis isolate LMUSP501 unplaced genomic scaffold, AgileGrace unplaced_scaffold24502, whole genome shotgun sequence DNA contains the following:
- the LOC123254546 gene encoding reticulon-4 receptor-like 2: PASACLLLLLLALPLVAPTCPMLCTCYLSPPTVSCQANNFSAVPLVLPPHTQRLFLQNNLIRSLRPGTFGSSLLTLWLFSNNLSTIYPGTFRHLQALEELDLGDNRHLRSLDPDTFQGLERLQSLHLYRCQLSSLPSNIFRGLVSLQYLYLQENQLLHLQ, encoded by the coding sequence gtCCTGCCTCAGCCTGcctgctgctcctgctgctggCTCTGCCTCTCGTGGCCCCTACCTGTCCCATGCTGTGCACCTGCTACCTCTCCCCACCCACCGTCAGTTGCCAGGCCAACAACTTCTCGGCTGTGCCCTTGGTACTGCCTCCCCACACCCAGCGCCTCTTCCTTCAGAACAACCTCATCCGCTCCCTGAGGCCCGGCACCTTCGGCAGCAGCCTGCTCACCCTGTGGCTCTTCTCCAACAACCTCTCCACCATCTACCCGGGCACCTTCCGGCACCTGCAGGCCCTCGAGGAGCTGGACCTCGGGGACAACCGGCACTTGCGCTCGCTAGACCCCGACACCTTCCAGGGCCTCGAGAGGCTCCAGTCCCTCCATCTGTACCGCTGCCAGCTCAGCAGCCTGCCCAGCAACATCTTCAGGGGCCTGGTCAGTCTACAGTACCTCTACCTCCAGGAAAACCAGCTCCTCCACCTCCAG